One genomic window of Sodaliphilus pleomorphus includes the following:
- a CDS encoding ADP-ribosylglycohydrolase family protein produces the protein MESKEVKNRFMATIYGQAIGDALGVGTEFMSKEEVQRAYPDGLTRYDQIKGYHSSKIAKGDWSDDTDMMLCIAKAIIEDGGQVNEKTIARKFLDWADSPRAHDIGNLTSRIVYSNGFLDHPSTIARETWEEGGRVNAPNGGLMRTAVIGLLKDNVKANAETACRVTHYDPRCVGSCVITSEIINSLVWHNKALTKDDIISIARKYDKRIVDYVKLATHLDIADLQLGVLGGSGYTLKCLSVVLWCYFHVEYFDRGLMAVVNEGGDADTNAAPACAVMGAKFGLDGIPEYYIQNLLNKDKFDRIAEALWQVVNQ, from the coding sequence ATGGAGTCAAAAGAAGTGAAAAACCGGTTTATGGCCACGATCTATGGCCAGGCCATAGGCGATGCCCTGGGTGTGGGCACCGAGTTTATGAGTAAAGAAGAAGTCCAGAGGGCTTATCCCGACGGGCTCACTCGTTACGACCAAATCAAGGGTTACCACTCGTCGAAGATTGCCAAGGGTGATTGGAGCGACGACACAGACATGATGCTTTGCATTGCCAAGGCCATCATCGAAGATGGCGGTCAAGTCAACGAGAAGACAATCGCCCGCAAGTTTCTTGACTGGGCCGACAGTCCCCGTGCCCACGACATTGGCAACCTCACTTCGCGCATCGTCTATAGCAATGGTTTCCTCGACCATCCATCTACCATTGCTCGCGAAACGTGGGAGGAGGGCGGACGTGTCAACGCCCCCAATGGCGGCCTGATGCGCACCGCCGTGATAGGCCTTCTCAAGGACAACGTGAAGGCCAATGCCGAGACTGCTTGCCGTGTCACTCACTACGACCCGCGTTGTGTGGGCTCGTGCGTGATCACGAGCGAGATTATCAACAGTCTTGTGTGGCACAACAAGGCCTTGACCAAGGACGACATCATTTCTATTGCCCGAAAATATGATAAGCGCATTGTCGACTATGTGAAACTGGCCACGCATCTCGATATTGCCGATCTGCAGCTTGGTGTGCTTGGCGGCAGCGGTTACACGCTCAAGTGCCTCTCGGTGGTGCTGTGGTGCTACTTCCATGTCGAGTATTTCGACCGCGGGCTCATGGCAGTGGTCAACGAGGGTGGCGATGCCGACACCAATGCAGCCCCGGCCTGTGCTGTGATGGGGGCTAAATTCGGGTTGGACGGTATCCCCGAGTACTACATACAAAACTTGCTGAACAAAGACAAATTTGACAGGATAGCCGAGGCTCTGTGGCAGGTGGTGAACCAGTGA
- the purT gene encoding formate-dependent phosphoribosylglycinamide formyltransferase, with amino-acid sequence MTKIGTIGTEIGTKALLLGSGELGKEVCIELQRLGVEVVACDRYAGAPAMHVAEKSRVLNMLDGTALRQVIEEEKPDHIIPEVEAIATPTLVELEKEGYNVTPTAYATLLTMNREGIRRLAAEKLGVKTSPYKFASTEEEFREAVKSIGIPCVVKPIMSSSGHGQSTIKSQADIDKAWHISQEGGRAGAGRVIVEGFVDFDYEITMLTVRNVAGTQFCQPVGHIQVDGDYRYSWQPQHMSDSALSQAHEIARKVTDALGGYGIFGVEMFVKGDDVIFSEVSPRPHDTGMVTMISQDMSEFALHARALMGLPVPEIKFYGPSASKAIVVEGDTNRLEIGDVDKALEEPGVQIRIFGKPEISGHRRMGVILATASDVEQAKQKCDRAYSKLTIKVLPRR; translated from the coding sequence ATGACAAAAATTGGAACCATCGGGACCGAAATAGGTACCAAAGCATTGCTGCTTGGCAGCGGAGAGCTGGGTAAAGAAGTGTGCATCGAGCTCCAACGCCTGGGAGTGGAAGTAGTGGCATGCGACCGCTATGCCGGAGCACCGGCCATGCATGTGGCCGAAAAAAGCCGCGTGCTCAACATGCTCGACGGCACTGCCCTGCGTCAAGTAATCGAAGAAGAGAAACCCGACCACATCATTCCCGAGGTCGAGGCCATCGCAACCCCCACGCTTGTAGAGCTGGAAAAAGAAGGCTACAATGTGACACCCACAGCCTATGCCACCTTGCTCACCATGAACCGTGAGGGCATACGTCGTCTGGCAGCCGAGAAACTTGGCGTGAAAACATCACCCTACAAGTTTGCTTCAACCGAGGAGGAATTTCGCGAGGCTGTGAAATCGATAGGCATTCCTTGTGTGGTGAAGCCCATCATGAGCTCATCGGGACATGGCCAAAGCACCATCAAGAGCCAGGCCGACATCGACAAGGCTTGGCACATTTCCCAAGAAGGCGGCCGTGCCGGCGCCGGACGCGTGATTGTAGAGGGCTTTGTCGACTTCGACTACGAGATAACCATGCTCACGGTGCGCAACGTGGCAGGCACCCAGTTTTGCCAGCCTGTGGGACACATCCAGGTCGACGGCGACTACCGCTACTCATGGCAGCCTCAACACATGAGCGACAGTGCGCTGAGCCAAGCACATGAGATAGCCCGCAAAGTAACCGATGCATTGGGCGGCTACGGTATATTTGGCGTGGAAATGTTTGTCAAGGGAGACGATGTCATCTTCAGCGAGGTTTCGCCACGCCCGCACGACACCGGCATGGTCACCATGATTTCACAAGACATGAGCGAGTTTGCATTGCATGCTCGCGCACTGATGGGGCTGCCGGTACCCGAAATCAAGTTCTACGGTCCATCGGCAAGCAAAGCCATCGTCGTAGAGGGCGATACCAATCGATTAGAAATAGGCGATGTCGACAAGGCACTTGAGGAACCTGGAGTGCAGATACGCATTTTCGGCAAGCCCGAAATCTCGGGGCACCGCCGCATGGGGGTGATTCTGGCCACCGCCAGCGATGTCGAGCAGGCAAAGCAGAAATGCGACCGAGCCTATTCCAAACTCACCATCAAGGTGCTGCCTCGCCGATAA